The Spiroplasma apis B31 genomic sequence TTTGTTTATTTATATTCTTATTCACCGACAACATTTTAAAATCAACACACCTCCTTGATTTTTTTAATTTTACATTATAAAGTACGAGTGTAAGAAAATGTAAAACAAATTTGAGAATATTGAAAAAATTTTAAAAATAAGTATGGTGCTGATTTTTTAGTACTAATTGAAAATTGATAATTAGTTTCAAAAAAACATATTAAAAAAACACGATGCTAAATGTCGTGTTTGTTCATTATTTTAAGGATTAATGGTTCTTTTATTGGTTGAGGTAAAATATCTATTACAGCATGAGCTTGTAATGTAAAACTCTCTAAATTGTCTTTGTTTGTAAATAATGTCATAACGACTTCGTTTTCTTCTACATAATCATCTGTTGTTTTATTTAGATATATGCCAGAAGCGAAATCTATCTTGTCATTTTTAGTTTTTCTACCCGCACCTAATTCCATTGATAAAAGGCCTAATGATTCAGCAGATTTGAAATTAATATAACCTTTTTTAGGAGAACGTATTTCGATAGTATGGGCTGTTTTAAAATTTTTATCGTAATTTTCGATAACCGAGAAATCTCCACCTTGCGCTATTATAAATTGTTTTAACAAGTTGGCTGCTTTACCAGATTTCAATACTTTCATTATTTCTTTTTCAGCTAAGTTAAGATTTTCAAATATCTCAGACTCTACAAGCGTTATGCTGGCTGCTTTAACGCACAATTCTATCAAATCCGAAGGTCCACTACCATTAAGTGTATTCCACGCTTCTCTTACTTCTAAAGCGTTTCCAATAGTTCTTCCTAAAGGACGATTCATATTTGTAATCATAACAGTTACATCTCTTTTATGAGATAGGCCAATATTAATCATAGTCTTTGACAACTCAATAGCGTCGTCGAATGTTTTCATAAATGCTCCGCTTCCTACTTTAACATCTAAAATAATCTTGTCAGCTGGTATTACCAG encodes the following:
- a CDS encoding thymidine phosphorylase; protein product: MSFVKIIEKKKNNIELSKEEITWLVSSFTNGSLKDYQMSAFNMAVWFNSMTKNEISYFTEAMVNSGVTYNLEGVNGPTADKHSTGGVGDKTSLIFAPLVAAFGVKVAKLSGRGLGQTGGTIDKLESCPGWTGEISESKFKQILKEVGLSIMSQSEDIVPADKKIYALRDVSGSVDSIPLIASSIMSKKLVIPADKIILDVKVGSGAFMKTFDDAIELSKTMINIGLSHKRDVTVMITNMNRPLGRTIGNALEVREAWNTLNGSGPSDLIELCVKAASITLVESEIFENLNLAEKEIMKVLKSGKAANLLKQFIIAQGGDFSVIENYDKNFKTAHTIEIRSPKKGYINFKSAESLGLLSMELGAGRKTKNDKIDFASGIYLNKTTDDYVEENEVVMTLFTNKDNLESFTLQAHAVIDILPQPIKEPLILKIMNKHDI